DNA sequence from the Antedon mediterranea chromosome 7, ecAntMedi1.1, whole genome shotgun sequence genome:
ATATACTTGCCAATCTTTAAGAagaatttctattattattttatatggtAATGGATAAATAAAGCTTTTCAGTATTCAGTGTAACGCTCATAAAATAATCGGTTGAAGattattgtttaattgtttgttcCATGCAATTGGATTTTGTGAATGCTCTCTTTTCCCCCTCTCCCTCCCCCTCCTCCATTACAAAAAATTACTTGTTAATGGGAACGTAGAATACCGCATCAAAAGGCTAATCTATAGAATGTCTAAAACGGTGATCTATATAATTTATGCGTGTGTTCAAACTTTTTGAATCTGAAAATCGATTAAAACTGGTACATTATTTGCAGGGTACCGTATATGGTAGTTAGAATAAATGTAAACGTGATGGATTTAACAACACAAAAACTAAGGCACATTAGTTAGTTCAATTTCACATAGACTATAAGCTTTATTCCCACATGCAAATGagaaactcatttgcataagaCTAAATTGTTGCTGTGTTATACTGTAAAATAGCTCATGCACTTATAAATGTTATACTTCTACGCTATATAGCGTTATcattatataaattttataacATACTCAGTTTTTTGTATGATACATACATACTACATTGATCGataatgtattattatcaaatattgataataaatccttttttttttttaaatcataaaacaCGTTGTAGTGTATACATTTTCttataatttagaaataaattacctttgaaaaataccaaaatggtataataatataatattaattcaacGAATTATTACggtataatatattttcaaatatatatatgtgtgtacATTAAGAATACGCCAATCACACAGACCCGGATAGGCTACTTAAAACCAACAATTTATACAAGGAAGAGAAAGTtcctttaaataataaattaaatcgtTGATTACCAATGACgaataaaaatatagtttaatatatatttgtattgcaTATAAAGCACAATTTTAAAGGcttttgtataaatattattaaaatatttttttttcatatttaaatattaatccAGTTTAAATGTTGTATTGGATTAGTTAAATCAAGGTAAGCCTGAACTTCACACATTATTGTGCAATAAATatccattaaaaacatattctattaaatataaagtggttatatataatataaattatgtatacAATAAGTTAGAGACAAATCagtataaaatatgtaaaagatATTCGATTGCACATAcacgcaccccccccccccgcctttttttttcaaaagattAAAAAAGGTTCACCACTTCTGCCCACTCAATCATGCATGCAATTTCATTCTATTATAGCTAACGATACTTTTAAATGTATAAgcttattaatagttattgtaGATAAGAGATGCGCTTCACACAAATTCACTACATGTAATTTGTTCAAAGAAGACACATATTAAGAGGAATATTTCCAATTTCCTTGTTTAATTACGTTGAGTTTGACTATTTTGTCCTGGTGTATTTTAAGAGGAGTTTGTGTTGCTTACAGTCGTGTAACACGTAACCGGTAATTTAATCTCGTCGTATTCATATctgaaaaagaaattaaatcgGATCAatcaaaagtttaaaataaaatttaataacaaaaagaTCGACATTTCGGAGCCATCATGGAACCATTCTAAGGAACAAAAtgagtaaaaataaaaacaaaatacaaagaatGAGGAAATGCTTCAACAGTTATAGTAACAAAGACTGAAATACCTCTCGTTAATTATTAAAGAATTTTAGGCGTTGTTTGTcatttttaaacttatttttatgATCTATCATATTGGTCGTCTGTGAAGCAAGTGCGTAGGCGTTGTCGGTTGCTGGTTGACATTAGACCTTGGTCCGGTCCAGGAAGTGATCCGtatcaatataaaatacaatcaattaaTCGATACTATTTCCAATAAGTATATGGAGGAAATAATTCTACCTTGTCAAAATTAAGGaaattgatttataaaatgcGGCCTAATAATACAATGATTATAGACACAAAATACTTACACACGAAAGCCGTTGACACATCCAGTTATTCGTAAAACTGGCACATTGTAGTAATCATGTTGACATATATGATTTGTAGAAAAGGTGGCGTTGTTGTTGCTATCCACATCAATGGCGTATTCACATTTACAGCGAACATACTTGTGGGTGTCTGGGTACCTGCGACataaattatattaacaaatattgttAGGCCTCAAATAGACGATCGTAATAATTGGCGAAGGGCGGATCCAGTTGGTAACAGAGACCGAACAGGGCATGCGGGATCCTTCCAGCAAAGATTCCAGTACCTTTCCCCACTTTGTCCCTTTTCCTTAGTGGGGATAAGAGGGGTGGGAGACTGATTGATTGTCTACGATACATTATATGCTCACAGTATTGTAAGTTTAGACTTAGTTACTAATAGGCTTATACTTACAGACTGGAATTATGATAATGCAAATATTCATATGGACAAGTTGAGCGGTCTACATAATCAGTCCCTGTATTAAACTTATCGAGAACAGTATTAGGGCACGTATTACCAGTATGGCTATAAGTCGCATTTATGGTTATACTGTGTGTGTTAACAGATGCTTGACGGGCTAATCGTAGTTTGACATCCGATGGCGTTTCACATTCCGAATAATCGTCAGTCACCCCGGCTCTGACTTCTTCGCCCGAACTACTGGTCTGAGTGACCGAGTCTATCAGATCATTTCCATTTTGCGTTGCCAACTCCTCTGCTACATCTGTGGTTGTGTCTACGTCAGCAACGAGATTTTTTGCTGCGCTTCTTCTTTGTTGTGAGGGATAGGCGAAGCACATAGACAAGTAGCATAAAGTTGTCAGTAAAACTGTTAGTCCTTTAAATTCCTGAAAGTAAATAGAAGTGTAATGCATAAgtacaaaaagaaaatttacaataattacAAGTACATTTTTATAACTGTTACGTTTGAAGTAAGtacaatattgtttttacaattCACAAGCGAATAGTTTTTATAACAAcgtttaaaataagtaaatatataatacaacatGACAGATTATGAACTGAaagacaataaaatattaaaaaaaaaacattttatcaaACGATATGGCTTCCCGTTGAATTTACACAACCGTGAAATAATAAggttatgaaattaaaatattattttaataatattagaaTATGGCCTACAGTATagtgtataggcctaaatgtacaATGCACAATATTGTATACAGATACAGTCTAAAAATATACACCTTTGTTACTCCAGCCATGGTCACAGAAGAATATTATGTAGTAATTCAAATGTCGAGGTAATTTAAGCATTAAATATATACCCGTCGCAAAGTGGAAAATCTAATTCCTAAAAATATAGattatagaattttaaaaaaatccatTCCATTTTAGTCATTTTATGCCGGATTCTAGATTGAAACGACTATCACGTGATCAGAATATCAGTTTACAATTCcaaatttgtttctttttatcaatgaaaaaatacttataaaaaaaaaaaaaacaaaaaaaaaacttaatctATACTTTTAATtcctaatattataatatactatcaaatacattgatatatatatataatatactgtatcataTTAGTATATTTCTCAAATATCTAAACATGATTTTATTAAATACCGGTAAGTATTATTAAGCAGACATGTAACCTGATAATAATGACGTCATATGTGTATGCTACCAGATTTGCCTTTGGTGTGGACACAATAAAACGGGGAAATACCGCTTTGGTTTTTAAGTTTATCACCAGGCGATACATTGTGCACCGTTTATTTGAAAGACTTACGGAACAATTGAATGAAATTTCGGCCCGATGAGAAACTTTCTGTCCTTTTCGAACCATTGtcttttattcatttcaattaATATCCCCTAAGGAATGTATTTTGTAGATTTCTCAATAAACATGTCTATATTTATGTTTGGTACTTTAATCTATATATTTAATAAGTTACTGACATTAACATAagtaaagtttgcagtacaccaacGATTTCCTAAATAGtttgtattaataaaaatgCATCGGATAGAAATGCATCGGCTAAATTTGCAATGTCGTGATGAACTTATATGAATCGTCATCTATAATAAACTGTGAAGATCGCTAACAATAATATATCTAGGGCATTTAGTAGTTATCATagtttttattcaactttgtttaatGAGAGTGACTCAAAACAGCCGAGGCTGACATGCATAAGGCCCTCAACACTTAAAAAACggaacaataaaaatacaaaaagacgAGAAAAAGGAAACCAATAAGAGAAAAAAAGAGACCaatcaaaaaatatataaatatatatacatagtgTTTgctaaagcatggttcccaataggacgcaacgcaaggacgtgaacgcaacgcaaggacgtgaacgcaacgcaaggacgtgagcgcaacgcaaggacgtgaacgcaacgcaaggacgtgagCACAACGCAAGTACGTGAGCGCAACACAATGACGTgagcgcaacgcaaggacgtgagcgcaacgcaaggacgtgagcgcaacgcaaggacgtgagCGTAACGCAAGTAATTTCAGCAAAACTTGGTTGGCACTTAAGACGCAACACAAAGAAGTAGACCCAATGCAAGCTacgcgacagttcgaataatccatcgcttgtgattggtcaaatcacctTTGTTGctcttacgtccttgcgttgtgtttaATTATAgtgctaaagcgtggttcccactagcgacgcaacacaaggacgtaacgcaacgaaagtgaattgaccaatcacaagcgatggcttattcgcttgtgattgctaactgtctataacttcacttgtcattggttaaaacgcttgcgttgcgtttacgtccttgcgttacgttctagtgggaaccaagcttaccaAAATGTAATGGATTATGCGAACTGTCGCCTTATTGTTATGCTTACGTTGcgacctttttaaaaaatgttattacattttaaaacatttacataCAAGAAATAAcagaaatatatctttaaaaagtgatttaaaaaaaaactatcgCATAAATTAATTACATCGGTAATACTTTGTTCTAGAATACAAATATGATAGAttgttgaaatgaaattgaaaaactTGTAAGTAAAACACTCATTAGTTCgcaattatttaaatttcatttgtattttttggtAAGTGTAAAGTCAATGATTAAAATTAAGAGATTGTTCCTAGCCTTAATTTGACAAGGAAAAATATACCACTTTACAGTAATAATGAAAAATGGgatttaatataatatgtttataagtACGTAACAAAATTTCCTTGTTTTCACCAgaatacatttctataaaaattcATCGGTTTTTTCAAACCTTTTTGTTTCACCAATTTTTTTCCAGAAATTATGAATTGAACCAAAAATTTGTTGATATAATAAAAAGTTGGATTTACAATTATGCCTTTGCTTAAAATaatctatttctaatatttttcattcattattacTGACCTATTTACTACCATTTTTGCGTTTTGCATTtatattcaagattcaagagattcaagattcaagattcaaacTTTATTCTTATCCATTTCTGGAAATTCCATTGCttgcattattataaattacagaacaacaatttaaattgcATTACAAAAAACATACTtgacatatttatatatataaacaataaaatgcaAAACTAATAAGTACATTTCACTTATAGTTTTCATCGTTTGTAATTTTTgtgaagaaaaaaattattatccTCTATTGTAAAACAATACTTTGACTTTTTGTCaatcaatttataaaattattttcactACTACAGTTAAAGATTGTGAGGTAAACTTCAAGgtatacaaaaaataatgtaaaaaattagTAAGGTATTACTATAGCTTTGAATGCACA
Encoded proteins:
- the LOC140054475 gene encoding uncharacterized protein isoform X2 encodes the protein MEFKGLTVLLTTLCYLSMCFAYPSQQRRSAAKNLVADVDTTTDVAEELATQNGNDLIDSVTQTSSSGEEVRAGVTDDYSECETPSDVKLRLARQASVNTHSITINATYSHTGNTCPNTVLDKFNTGTDYVDRSTCPYEYLHYHNSSLYPDTHKYVRCKCEYAIDVDSNNNATFSTNHICQHDYYNVPVLRITGCVNGFRVYEYDEIKLPVTCYTTVSNTNSS
- the LOC140054475 gene encoding uncharacterized protein isoform X1; translated protein: MAGVTKEFKGLTVLLTTLCYLSMCFAYPSQQRRSAAKNLVADVDTTTDVAEELATQNGNDLIDSVTQTSSSGEEVRAGVTDDYSECETPSDVKLRLARQASVNTHSITINATYSHTGNTCPNTVLDKFNTGTDYVDRSTCPYEYLHYHNSSLYPDTHKYVRCKCEYAIDVDSNNNATFSTNHICQHDYYNVPVLRITGCVNGFRVYEYDEIKLPVTCYTTVSNTNSS